The sequence below is a genomic window from Brevibacillus laterosporus.
TTTCATTCTTTTGATTGTTCTTGCGATTCCGATGGTTTCGACAACGTTTACATTGGCAAAGGACTATTCAAACGACAAGGATGCTGTTCAGGTCAAGGTAACCGGTCACCAATTCTGGTGGGAGTTTGAATATCCTGATTTAAAAATTAACACTGCTCAGGAATTATACATCCCTGTCAATAAAAAAGTGTATCTTTCTTTAGAGGCTGCTGATGTTATTCACTCCTTCTGGGTACCGGCACTTGGCGGTAAAAAAGATACAAACCCTGGTATGACCAACCATATGTGGTTAGAAAGTACAGTGGAAGGTACATTCCAAGGACGATGTGCGGAGCTCTGTGGTCCGTCCCATGCTTTGATGGACTTCAAAGTAAAGGTTGTATCACAAGAAGAGTTTGATAAATGGGTAGTAAAAATGACCAAAGGTGAAAATGCACCTGCTGAAAATAAAGCTGTTGCGACCCAAGGGGACGAAATCTTTAAACAAAGCTGTGTCTCCTGCCATGCTGTTGATGGTAATGGTGGTAAAATTGGTCCAGACTTAACTAACTTTGGTAATCGTCAAACCGTAGCAGGTGTGTTGCCAAATGATAAGAAACACGTTGCTGAATGGTTGAAAGATCCAGAATCAGTGAAGCCTGGTAACTTGATGCCTAACCTGAAATTACAAGATGATCAGGTGGATGCTCTTGTTGAATACCTGTCCAGCTTAAAACGTCAATAGTAACTGAATTTTGAATCTAAAAGAGGGGGCAAAACCGTGGCTCAACATGTTCGTCCAAGAAATACGGGCTTGTGGGATTGGATCACAACCGTGGACCATAAAAAAATCGGCGTTCTTTACTTAATAGCCGGTGGATTCTTCTTCTTGCTTGGTGGACTTGAAGCATTGCTGATGCGTATTCAGCTTATGTATCCAAGTAGCAAACTGTTCATTGGGTCGACTTTTAATGAACTGTTAACGATGCATGGTACCACCATGATCTTCCTAGCTGCCATGCCATTGATTTTTGCTGTCATGAATGCAATCGTACCACTACAAATTGGTGCGCGCGACGTAGCTTTTCCATTCGTTAACTCACTAGGCTTCTGGCTGTTCTTTTTCGGTGGATTGCTGCTTAACGTAAGTTGGTTTATGGGCGGTGCACCCGATGCAGGTTGGACAGCGTATGTGCCATTATCTTCGACCACATACAGTCAGACTGCTGGGGTTAGTTTCTATGTTCTAGGTTTGCAGATAGCTGGTTTGGGGACATTAATCGGGGGGATTAACTTCCTGGTTACGATCATTAACATGCGCGCTCCAGGGATGACCTTTATGCGTATGCCGATGTTTACTTGGACAGCATTTATTACTTCTGCATTGATCTTATTCGCTTTCCCTGCGATCACAGTAGGTTTAGTTCTATTGATGTTTGACCGAATTTTCGGAGCACAGTTCTTTGAAGTAGCTGGCGGCGGAAACGTACTGCTGTGGCAGCATTTGTTCTGGATCTTTGGTCACCCGGAAGTTTACATCTTGATTCTTCCAGCATTTGGTATGATTTCTGACGTTATTAGTACTTTTGCAAAAAAACGTCTGTTTGGATACTCTGCTATGGTATTTGCGACCATGGTTATTGGTTTCTTAGGCTTCATGGTATGGGTTCACCATATGTTTACGGTAGGTTTGGGGCCGGTAGCTAACTCGCTCTTCTCCATTGCGACGATGTTGATTGCCGTACCAACTGGTATTAAAATCTTTAACTGGCTGTTTACTCTGTGGGGCGGTCAAATTCGCTTCACGACAGCTAATTTGTTCGCTACAGGTTTTATTCCGACATTTACCATCGGTGGTATGACAGGGGTAATGCTTTCTGTAGCACCAGCTGACTATCAGTACCAAGATTCTTACTTTGTAGTAGCTCACTTCCACTACGTTCTCGTAGGTGGTATGGTGCTGGGATTGTTCGCAGCTTTCTACTACTGGTGGCCAAAAATGTTTGGTAAATTACTGAATGAAGCAATCGGTAAATGGAATTTCTGGTTATTCTTCATCGGTTTCCATTTGACATTCTTCCCGCAACATTTCCTTGGTTTGATGGGTATGCCACGTCGTGTATATACATTCTTACCAGGTCAAGAGTTGGAATTAGGGAATATGATTTCTACTGTTGGAGCAATCATTATGAGTGTCGGTACCTTGCTGTTCATTGTAAACGTGATTTACACAGGTGCGAAAGGTAAAAAGGCTGTGGCGGATCCATGGGATGGTCGTACACTTGAGTGGTCAATTCCTTCTCCAGCACCTGAGTATAACTTTGCTCAAACACCTCGCGTGCGTGGTCTTGATGCTTTCTGGGTTGAGAAAATGGCAGGTAATAAAGCAATGACTCCGGCTGAACCGCTAGGCCCGATTCATATGCCATCTCCATCTGTATTGCCGTTCCTGATGTCCGTAGGAATGTTTATTGCAGGATTTGGTTTTATTTATCACAAATATGTGTTGGTTTTCGTAGGAATGGGACTGTTTTTACTTTGCATGTTTGCCCGTTCCATTAAAGATGACCATGGTTTCCATATCGAAGTAGAAGAGATCAAGGAAACAGAAAAAGGGGGTAGGCTGTAATGCAACACACAGATCATGGTGTTCTACCTGCTGAGCCTGAAAAGGCAACCCTTGAAGGCAGAAATAAGATACTTGGCTTTTGGCTTTTCCTTGGTGGAGAAATGGTATTGTTCGGTTCGTTATTTGCCACGTACCTGGCTTTGCGAGAACAATATGTATCAGGACCAGCTCCACATGAAATCTTTAAAATCGAACTGGTTGCAATGGCGACAATTTTACTGTTAACTAGTTCCTTAACCAGTGTATTTGCCATCATCGGTATGCACCGCCATAACTTCAAAATGATGATGTTCTGGTTTGCTGTAACCGTTGTACTTGGATTTGCGTTCTTGGGACTTGAGATATACGAGTTCTATCATTACTATCAAGAAGGTCATACGATGACTAGTAGTGCATACGGTTCCGCCTTCTATACGTTGGTTGGATTCCATGGAGCGCACGTGCTGTTCGGGGTTACTTGGATTGCAACCTTGATGATTTCTGCTATGAAAAAAGGGTTGACCGTGGTTACTGCACCGAAGTTCTACATTGCAAGTTTGTACTGGCACTTCGTTGACGTTGTATGGGTATTCATTTTCACAGTCGTGTACCTGATGGGTATCATGTCTGGAAAAGGAGGAGCATAAGATGGATCAACATAATCATTCATCTCAACCTTCGAAACATTCCCATGCTCATAGCACCAGCATGAAGCCACATATCGTCTCATTTATTCTGTCCATTGTATTAACAGCATTAGCATTTGCGGCCGTTATCTACATGCCTGATAAAAAGGGTTTTGTTTATCCTTATATTATCCTTTTGGGTACTGTGCAAGCGCTGGTGCAGCTATACATCTGGATGCACTTAAAAGATAAGGGTCATCTGTTTCCTGTGGTGGGAATTTTCACTGGGGCATTTATCATGGTTACATGCGTTGTCATGGCACTGTATTGGGTATAAGGGTAGGGAAAAAGGTCGAACTTTGATTAGATAGGGTGAAGACTTGGCCCGAACCTGATAAAAGCGGGCTACTTAGGTAGCCCGCTTTTTTATGCAAAAGAAGCTAGCCTATTCTAGCTTCCTACAGAATTAGGGTTTTGTTTTGCTAAAAAAACCTTCCGTAGAATTTATGGCAAACAGGTGAACAGGGGGAGCGCATTCCCATTCTTGCTTGGCAAAAAGCATGTTAGTCACTGGCTTGTCTTAGGTCGGTTCAGTATAATATACATGTATGTTTCCACTTATCAGAAAATAGTTACCTTCCGCACGAGAGGGGGATACGGATGGGTACCCATGAACAACATTTACTATTGCATGGCTATCAACCGAAGTTTGCGGAGTTATGGAATCCTGAGTTTTTTGCTTTTGTCTTATTACTCGGTTTGGCGTATTTCCTGTTAATTGGTCCGTGGCGCAAACGCTTTGCCCATGCAGAATCTGTCTCAGTAGGAAAGCAATTCACTTTTGTAACTGCTCTTCTTACTTTATATGTTGCTATGGGGAGTCCACTCTATTTTTACGGGCACGTGTCATTTACCTTGCATATGACTCAGCAATCTTTGTTATTAATGATTTTCCCACCACTTTTTGTTCTGGGCTTGCCAACCTGGTTCTTGAGAGCGATCCTAGAACCATCTGCTGTAAGAAAATGGTTTGACCGTTTTACAAAGCCGTTGATTTCCTTATTTATGTTTAACTTATTTTTCTCTGTGTACCATATTCCACTTGTACTTGATTTCGTGATGCAGTACCATGGAGCTCATATTGCATACAAGCTACTGTTATTATTCACAGCCTTTATGTTATGGTGGCATATCATCTGTCCGCTTCCAGAGCTGCAACGGATTAAAAACGTCAAGTTAATGGGGTATATCTTTGCAGCAGGTGTGTTGATGACACCAGCCTGTGCGTTAATCATCTTTGCTTCCCAATTGGTCTATGAATCTTATAGCTATGGTCCTCAATTGTTCGCCATCCTGCCGATACTGGACGATCAGCAACTCGGTGGTGTTGTGATGAAGATGGTACAGGAAACAGCCTATGGGGTTGGGCTATGGTATGTTTTTTCCAGATGGTACCGTGAAGAGAATCCGACGACGGGTATTGATGAAATTGATTCGCTCGATTCTTTTGAAATCATGGAACAGCGTAAGGAGCTCACTATCGTTCCCACTAGTGGACGAGTGTAAATTTCTAATAAAGAGTAAGAGGAAGTGATCGAGTGCTAACGTTGTTGCCTGCACTTAGTACTAGTTTTATTGCCATCAGTGCAATCCTTGTAGCAATCGGTTGGTCTCAGGTAGCCAAACGTAAATTTGATGCCCACAAAAAAACGATGATCGTTGCTTCCGTGTTTGCCTTAGCATTTTTCATCATTTATATGTCTCGAACTATTTTTGTGGGAAATATGAATTTTGGTGGACCGGATGAACTGCGCTTGTACTACCAAATCTTTTTGATTTTCCATATCACTTTGGCTACCACAGCAGCCGTTTTTGGGCTGGTAACCTTGTATTTAGGCTTCACAAAGCAATTTTCTAAGCATCGTAAGTGGGGGCCAGTTACATCCATTATCTGGTTCGGTACAGCGATTACTGGTATAGCTGTTTATTTCCTGCTGTTTGTGATTTATCCAGGAGGAGAGACGTCTAGCTTACTCCGAACGATCTTAGGTTTTTAAAGTAAGGGATAAAACACATCAAGAAAGAACCAACAAAGGCAAACAATAACCTCCAAGTTCATTTTCCTAGTGGACTTGGAGGTTTGTTTGGTTGATATAAATGTTCCATCAAAATCAATGCAGAACTAGATGTTCTGGTACATAGACGAGTTGTCTCTCTATGAAATGGCTAATAACTAGCGAGTGCGAGCAAATGGATTAACTGGTGGAATGTAGTTAATCTCTTCATCAAATGTGACATAATCGAGGTTGAGCATTAGGAGCAAATAACGCATCCCAGTTTCTGGATCACTGATGATGATATGATCCCGACCAGCAGTTTCAATGACCCCACGGAATATTTTAGCGTTCCATTGGCTATTGTTCTCATAGGTCATATAGAAGGTAGCAACTTTTCCACGGTTGAAACGTAAAATATTTTCTACGTAGGACTCTTCGACCACTGGAAGGGGACCACCTGGAATATAGCTACCACTTGGATTGGGAGGCAGGCATTGCTGTTGTTGTTGCATTTGTTGTGTCGGACTCACTTGTGTGCTGGGAGTTTGCTGAGGTGTAGTTGGATAATAGGGATACATATAGTTTTGTGGATAAGTGGTAGTACCGCAGGACTCACAGCCTTGTTGTTGCTGTTGTTCATAATTATTGTAATACATCTGGTTTTCTCTCCTCTTTAATAAACTTCAGGGCAATCCTGAACAGTCGGTGCAAAGAAACAATGGGCTTTAAAGCGTCCTGTGTTTCGCTGGTTGTACCATGTGGGAGGGCAGCTCCCTTCAGGGCGATAGAACCATAGCCCGTTGCTTGCTGGATGTGTTTTCTCCCCATTAATTGAGCGCCTTGCCAAGCGTTTTTCTGATTCTCTAGCCCTTTGATAGAAGTACGGTTTCTGAACGGCTTCGTATCCACCAGGACTTTGGTATACCATTTGTGGGATGGTTCGTATGTTTTTAAAATCTAAGCAGTTGCCTAGTACTCGATTTACCGATACATTGCCAACCATCAGCATTCCAAGATCTCCTTCTCCTTCAGCTTCTGCTCTAATTAACCTAGCCAGCATATCAATGTCACTGGAGTTGTGTTTAATAACGGCCATTCGTTCACTTCCCCTTTCTCTCTACCATTCCAATATATTGTGTTATGCCAATTAGGTGATTGTACGTAGCAAAAAAACTGTGTTTTTTTCTCATTTTTAAGAAAAATCTATAAATAAAACAAAATGAATATTGTGTGGTAGGATACATATGTGAAGGAAACAAGTTTATCAATCAAGGGGGGGCAATATGAGCAAACTTTTGAGAAAAAAATCAGTTACTGACTTATTGCAACAAGGTCAAAAAAAATCATTGAATAAAACTCTTACATCTTTTGACCTTTCATTAATGGGAATTGGAGCAGTACTAGGTACAGGTGTTATGGTACTTACAGGTATTGTAGCAGCTAGAGATGCTGGTCCTGCGGTTATTCTTTCGTTTATGATCGCTGCACTTGTTTGCGGATTTGCCGCATTTTGTTATTCCGAATTTGCATCTACTATCCCGGTTTCTGGAAGCGCTTACACTTATACATATGCAACACTAGGTGAATTTGTAGCGCATTTAATGGGATGGACACTATTATCGGTATATTTCCTTACTACTTCAGCCGTAGCTGTGGGATGGTCCGCTTATTTTAATACCTTGCTTACTGGTTTTGGCTGGGGTTTACCTGAACAGTTGGTCAGTACCCCGATGCAGGGGGGAATCATTAATCTCCCGGCAGTCATCATTGTATTATTAATTACATTAGTATTATCCCGTGGAACAAAAGAAAGCAAGAAGTTTAACAACTTCATGGTTCTAGTAAAGCTAGTTGTTATT
It includes:
- the coxB gene encoding cytochrome c oxidase subunit II, giving the protein MMRRLQQVGRMLPMLVMVALLLTGCGDPYLSALQPKGPVAGMQYDLIKLSVIIMLGVFTVVIVIFTYVLIRYRKRKGDNSIPEQIEGNHKLEIIWTVIPFILLIVLAIPMVSTTFTLAKDYSNDKDAVQVKVTGHQFWWEFEYPDLKINTAQELYIPVNKKVYLSLEAADVIHSFWVPALGGKKDTNPGMTNHMWLESTVEGTFQGRCAELCGPSHALMDFKVKVVSQEEFDKWVVKMTKGENAPAENKAVATQGDEIFKQSCVSCHAVDGNGGKIGPDLTNFGNRQTVAGVLPNDKKHVAEWLKDPESVKPGNLMPNLKLQDDQVDALVEYLSSLKRQ
- the ctaD gene encoding cytochrome c oxidase subunit I; protein product: MAQHVRPRNTGLWDWITTVDHKKIGVLYLIAGGFFFLLGGLEALLMRIQLMYPSSKLFIGSTFNELLTMHGTTMIFLAAMPLIFAVMNAIVPLQIGARDVAFPFVNSLGFWLFFFGGLLLNVSWFMGGAPDAGWTAYVPLSSTTYSQTAGVSFYVLGLQIAGLGTLIGGINFLVTIINMRAPGMTFMRMPMFTWTAFITSALILFAFPAITVGLVLLMFDRIFGAQFFEVAGGGNVLLWQHLFWIFGHPEVYILILPAFGMISDVISTFAKKRLFGYSAMVFATMVIGFLGFMVWVHHMFTVGLGPVANSLFSIATMLIAVPTGIKIFNWLFTLWGGQIRFTTANLFATGFIPTFTIGGMTGVMLSVAPADYQYQDSYFVVAHFHYVLVGGMVLGLFAAFYYWWPKMFGKLLNEAIGKWNFWLFFIGFHLTFFPQHFLGLMGMPRRVYTFLPGQELELGNMISTVGAIIMSVGTLLFIVNVIYTGAKGKKAVADPWDGRTLEWSIPSPAPEYNFAQTPRVRGLDAFWVEKMAGNKAMTPAEPLGPIHMPSPSVLPFLMSVGMFIAGFGFIYHKYVLVFVGMGLFLLCMFARSIKDDHGFHIEVEEIKETEKGGRL
- a CDS encoding cytochrome (ubi)quinol oxidase subunit III; its protein translation is MQHTDHGVLPAEPEKATLEGRNKILGFWLFLGGEMVLFGSLFATYLALREQYVSGPAPHEIFKIELVAMATILLLTSSLTSVFAIIGMHRHNFKMMMFWFAVTVVLGFAFLGLEIYEFYHYYQEGHTMTSSAYGSAFYTLVGFHGAHVLFGVTWIATLMISAMKKGLTVVTAPKFYIASLYWHFVDVVWVFIFTVVYLMGIMSGKGGA
- a CDS encoding cytochrome C oxidase subunit IV; this translates as MDQHNHSSQPSKHSHAHSTSMKPHIVSFILSIVLTALAFAAVIYMPDKKGFVYPYIILLGTVQALVQLYIWMHLKDKGHLFPVVGIFTGAFIMVTCVVMALYWV
- a CDS encoding cytochrome AA3, giving the protein MGTHEQHLLLHGYQPKFAELWNPEFFAFVLLLGLAYFLLIGPWRKRFAHAESVSVGKQFTFVTALLTLYVAMGSPLYFYGHVSFTLHMTQQSLLLMIFPPLFVLGLPTWFLRAILEPSAVRKWFDRFTKPLISLFMFNLFFSVYHIPLVLDFVMQYHGAHIAYKLLLLFTAFMLWWHIICPLPELQRIKNVKLMGYIFAAGVLMTPACALIIFASQLVYESYSYGPQLFAILPILDDQQLGGVVMKMVQETAYGVGLWYVFSRWYREENPTTGIDEIDSLDSFEIMEQRKELTIVPTSGRV
- a CDS encoding DUF420 domain-containing protein, coding for MLTLLPALSTSFIAISAILVAIGWSQVAKRKFDAHKKTMIVASVFALAFFIIYMSRTIFVGNMNFGGPDELRLYYQIFLIFHITLATTAAVFGLVTLYLGFTKQFSKHRKWGPVTSIIWFGTAITGIAVYFLLFVIYPGGETSSLLRTILGF
- the gerQ gene encoding spore coat protein GerQ is translated as MYYNNYEQQQQQGCESCGTTTYPQNYMYPYYPTTPQQTPSTQVSPTQQMQQQQQCLPPNPSGSYIPGGPLPVVEESYVENILRFNRGKVATFYMTYENNSQWNAKIFRGVIETAGRDHIIISDPETGMRYLLLMLNLDYVTFDEEINYIPPVNPFARTR
- a CDS encoding cell wall hydrolase, with translation MAVIKHNSSDIDMLARLIRAEAEGEGDLGMLMVGNVSVNRVLGNCLDFKNIRTIPQMVYQSPGGYEAVQKPYFYQRARESEKRLARRSINGEKTHPASNGLWFYRPEGSCPPTWYNQRNTGRFKAHCFFAPTVQDCPEVY